The genomic segment GGAATTTCTGGTCTACTGTGCAGGGATTAACCCTGTAAGGTTAGAAGGAGATAGTAGGGAGAAAGAGCTTTTAAATATAGAAAAAGAGTTAAAAAAAGGTCTGGTAGTGGGTATAAAGGTTTATGCTGGATATTACCCTTACTATGTATATGACCCTGTTTATGAACCTATTTATGAACTGGCCAGAAAGTATAATATGCCAGTCGTGATTCATAGTGGGGATACCTATTCAGACCGGGGACTTTTGAAGTATTCACATCCACTTAATATTGATGAAGTTGCTGTAAAATATCGGGATGTAAATTTTGTCATTGCTCATTTTGGAGATCCGTGGGTGATGGATACAGCGGAGCTTATATCGAAAAATCCTAATGTATATGCTGACCTTTCTGGTTTAATTGTTGGAGATGAGAGAGAGATAAATCGGTTTAAAAGTATACCTTTATTTGTGGATCATATTAAACGGGGATTGGTTTATGCTGATAATTATGAAAAAATTCTTTTTGGGTCTGACTGGCCTTTAGTACCAATTAAACCATATATTGAATTTGTAAAATCAATTATACCAGAAGAATTTTATGAAAATGTGTTTTATAAAAATGCTTTAAATGTTTTTCCAGGATTAAAGAGAAATTTAGATTTTTAGGTATTGAAGGGTGAGCTTACTTTTTATGAGCTCACCTTTGGTTTTAATAACCGTTTTGCAGGAATTCTTTTCTTCTCTAAAGAAAATATTTTAAAGATGATTAAATTACAAAAAAAATTAATCTTTCGTTTTAAAAGATTTTCGAACCATCTATAGTTTAATTTCAGTGACATGATTAGCTCATCATATTCTGTAATAAGATCTAAACTATGGTTTGGTATTCACCATTAGCTTTTGCAGTTAAATCAAAGATACATTAAAACATGAAATAGGGGTGTTAGTTTTGAAGTGGTTCAAAGATTATCTTTTAATTAATTTTGATATTCAATCTGAAATTTTTTATTCAGTTTTTATTATTTCAATGATCCTGCTTTTAAGATGGGTAATTATTAAATTTATTAATAATAATGTTGAAGATGTTGTTTTGCGTTATAGATGGCGCAAGATATTTACTTATGCTTCATTTATATTGGCTATAATCTTACTTCTCCCGGTGTGGTTAAAGGGTTTTCGATCCCTTATGACATTTTTGGGATTGTTTTCAGCAGGTCTGGCTATTGCTTTAAGGGATTTAGTTTCTAATCTGGTTGGTTGGTTTTTTATAATCTGGAGACGGCCTTTTGTTGTTGGTGACCGGATTCAAATTGGAGATGTAGCTGGAGATATAATAGATATTCGTATATTTACTTTTTCTATGATGGAGATAGGTAATTGGGTTGATGCTGACCAGAGTACAGGTCGGGTAATACATGTTCCCAATAGTAAGGTTTTAACCAATACTATTGCCAATTTTACCACCGGTTTTGAATATATCTGGAATGAAATTCCTGTTCTCATTACTTTTGAGAGCGATTGGGAAAAGGCCAAAAAAATTTTGCTGGATATAGCTTATCATCACACTGCCCATTTAAGTGAACCTGTCCGCCAGAGAATTAATGAGGCAGCCCAGAAATTTATGATTATATGTTGGAAAAACTTAACTCCATATGTTTTTACCCGTGTGACTGAAAGTGGTATTTTATTGACTATTCGTTATTTATGTGAACCTCATAAACGTCGGAACAGTGAGGAACTAATCTGGGAGGATGTATTAAGGGAATTTGCGAAATATGATACAATTGAATTTGCTTATCCAACTTACCGTTTTTATAGTAAAGAATTTAAGTCAATGTTATCAGAAAAGGATATTCAACAGTATGAGAAGGAGTAATAAATGGCATCAAGTAATTTTTAAGGAGTGAAAAAAGTAAAACTTCTCATCATTAAAAAAGGAAGAACTGGTTCAATTAAAACGATATGCTTTCAAGGATAAGGAGAATTTAAAGAAAGCTTTA from the Anoxybacter fermentans genome contains:
- a CDS encoding amidohydrolase family protein, with the translated sequence MKIIDVHLHFSNIKVFKDTANEMSHLDYSAKGLKKEFSEANVIIGIGMGLTETEEESFPDFLSFNPMGLDLTEEIPEFLVYCAGINPVRLEGDSREKELLNIEKELKKGLVVGIKVYAGYYPYYVYDPVYEPIYELARKYNMPVVIHSGDTYSDRGLLKYSHPLNIDEVAVKYRDVNFVIAHFGDPWVMDTAELISKNPNVYADLSGLIVGDEREINRFKSIPLFVDHIKRGLVYADNYEKILFGSDWPLVPIKPYIEFVKSIIPEEFYENVFYKNALNVFPGLKRNLDF
- a CDS encoding mechanosensitive ion channel family protein; this encodes MLVLKWFKDYLLINFDIQSEIFYSVFIISMILLLRWVIIKFINNNVEDVVLRYRWRKIFTYASFILAIILLLPVWLKGFRSLMTFLGLFSAGLAIALRDLVSNLVGWFFIIWRRPFVVGDRIQIGDVAGDIIDIRIFTFSMMEIGNWVDADQSTGRVIHVPNSKVLTNTIANFTTGFEYIWNEIPVLITFESDWEKAKKILLDIAYHHTAHLSEPVRQRINEAAQKFMIICWKNLTPYVFTRVTESGILLTIRYLCEPHKRRNSEELIWEDVLREFAKYDTIEFAYPTYRFYSKEFKSMLSEKDIQQYEKE